A stretch of Malus sylvestris chromosome 11, drMalSylv7.2, whole genome shotgun sequence DNA encodes these proteins:
- the LOC126591331 gene encoding uncharacterized protein LOC126591331 codes for MEDKLSIVAKSIAPSPIQELSHLAQRCNAINLAEGFPDFPAPSHIKHAAISAIHSDFNQYRHVQGICDHLANIMKQMHGLDVNPLTDMAICCGQSEALAAAAFAIIDKGDEVILFDPCYETYEGCIKMAGGVSVYVPLDPPHWTLDPNRFINAFNERTKALVLNSPHNPTGKVFTKDELEIIAEECRARNCLAITDEVYEHITFNNAKHISLASLPGMKERTIITSSLSKTFSVTGWRVGWAIAPAFIASAIRNIHAKLTDSAPAPFQEAALIALGSPPEYFESLRSDYESRRDYIVNLLARIGFKIQFKPQGAVFLFAELPENCQLSDVDYVKMLIQQAGIVAVPGCGFFHADLSLEKLSQEGYCYRGRYIRFAFCKSDQTLASAAKKLGQLSDAAGCLNLR; via the exons ATGGAGGACAAGTTATCCATCGTGGCAAAGAGTATTGCACCGTCACCAATTCAGGAACTGTCCCATCTCGCCCAGAGGTGCAACGCCATCAACCTCGCCGAAGGCTTCCCAGACTTCCCTGCACCTTCCCATATCAAACACGCTGCCATCTCTGCCATTCATTCCGACTTCAATCAGTACAG GCATGTGCAAGGAATATGTGACCACCTGGCAAACATAATGAAGCAGATGCATGGATTGGATGTCAACCCTCTTACTGATATGGCTATTTGCTGCGGCCAATCTGAGGCCCTTGCAGCGGCTGCCTTTGCAA TAATAGACAAGGGCGATGAAGTTATTCTGTTTGACCCTTGCTATGAAACATATGAAGGATGTATTAAGATGGCTGGGGGAGTCTCA GTATATGTGCCTCTTGACCCACCTCACTGGACCTTGGACCCTAACAGATTCATCAACGCTTTTAATGAGAGAACAAAAGCTCTCGTACTCAACAG CCCTCACAATCCAACCGGCAAAGTTTTCACTAAAGATGAACTTGAGATTATTGCTGAAGAATGTCGCGCCAGGAATTGCCTAGCTATAACAGATGAA GTATATGAGCATATAACCTTCAACAATGCAAAGCATATATCCCTTGCCTCACTTCCAGGGATGAAAGAGCGGACTATTATTACGTCTTCCTTATCTAAAACGTTCAGTGTAACAG GTTGGAGGGTTGGATGGGCAATAGCTCCAGCTTTCATTGCCTCTGCAATCAGAAACATTCATGCTAAACTTACAGATTCTGCTCCAGCACCTTTCCAAGAAGCTGCCTTAATTGCGTTGGGAAGCCCCCCCGAATACTTTGAATCCTTGAGAAGT GATTATGAATCAAGGCGAGACTACATTGTCAATTTGCTTGCCAGGATCGGGTTTAAGATTCAATTCAAGCCTCAGGGTGCAGTCTTTTTATTTGCTGAACTACCTGAAAATTGCCAACTTTCTGAT GTAGATTATGTCAAAATGTTAATACAGCAAGCGGGGATAGTGGCTGTGCCAGGATGTGGATTTTTTCATGCAGATTTATCACTGGAGAAATTATCTCAGGAAGGTTACTGCTATCGGGGGAGATACATTAGGTTTGCATTCTGTAAAAGTGATCAGACTTTGGCTTCTGCTGCCAAAAAACTTGGACAACTTTCGGATGCTGCAGGGTGTCTCAATCTAAGATAA
- the LOC126591328 gene encoding endoglucanase 9-like: MKRDDIRHGGGGPLEIEAEDGAGTGAPPSDKVKQGWLLKPENKDDERSIDEKKKRTMFTSMRKICCAKYSVTVRSVVVVGILAALITLIVKLAQRSRHHVHPSVPDNYTTALHQALFFFNAQRSGKLPKYNNVSWRGDSCLSDGNSNTKNLIGGYYDGGDASKFSFPASFAITMLSWSVIEYSAKYAALGELDHVKGIIKWGTDYLLNTFNSSAADSIFNVVADVRGGDDTDSSGGGDQEKTRNCWIRPEDIDHPRTGQECYNCPALAAEMASALASASIVFKDNTNYSKKLVHGADLLFKFANKGQGAKYTGSADASSPIYNSTGFWDEFLWGGSWLYLATGNLSYLQLVTNPDLGAHGKVLWTDPKNRVLSWDNKHAGAFLLLSRLRLFLNYGYPYEEMLRTYHSQIDETMCSYLPVFTSFNRTKGGLIQLNNGRPRPLQYVVYAAFLAQLYSDYVDAISAPGWHCGSNFYPTEELRRFARTQIDYIIGKNPRGISYIVGFGERFPQQVHHRGASIPKNKIKYGCKGGLKWRDSKKPNPNIIVGAMVAGPDEHDNFQDVRSNYNYTEPTLAGNAGLVAALVALSTGNPAGVDKNSMFYAVPPLPSPPPPPPSPWIP; encoded by the exons ATGAAAAGAGATGATATACGGCACGGTGGTGGTGGTCCGCTGGAGATAGAGGCGGAGGATGGGGCAGGGACAGGGGCACCGCCATCGGACAAGGTGAAGCAAGGGTGGCTGCTGAAGCCAGAAAATAAAGACGATGAGAGGAGTATTGACGAGAAAAAGAAGAGGACGATGTTTACGTCGATGAGGAAGATTTGTTGTGCAAAATACAGCGTCACAGTAAGGAGTGTGGTGGTGGTTGGCATTTTGGCGGCCTTAATCACTCTCATAGTAAAGCTTGCCCAACGGAGCCGTCATCATGTCCACCCGTCTGTGCCTGACAACTACACCACCGCCCTTCACCAAGCCCTCTTCTTTTTCAATGCCCAACGAT CTGGAAAACTACCAAAGTACAACAATGTTTCATGGAGAGGTGATTCCTGCTTGAGTGATGGCAACTCTAACACCAAAAATCTGATTGGCGGATATTATGACGGTGGAGACGCCAGCAAGTTCAGCTTCCCCGCATCTTTTGCCATTACCATGTTGAGTTGGAGCGTGATCGAATACAGTGCAAAATATGCGGCACTAGGAGAACTAGACCATGTGAAGGGCATCATCAAGTGGGGTACAGATTACCTTCTCAATACCTTCAATTCCTCTGCAGCCGATTCCATTTTCAATGTGGTTGCAGATGTTAGAGGGGGTGATGACACTGACTCCTCCGGTGGTGGTGATCAGGAGAAAACTCGCAACTGTTGGATACGTCCTGAGGATATTGACCATCCAAGAACCGGACAAGAGTGTTATAACTGCCCGGCCCTTGCCGCAGAAATGGCTTCTGCTTTAGCTTCTGCATCCATTGTTTTCAAAGACAATACAAATTACTCTAAGAAACTTGTTCATGGTGCTGATTTACTCTTCAAATTTGCTAACAAAGGGCAAGGTGCAAAGTATACGGGTAGTGCGGACGCGTCTTCCCCCATCTACAATTCCACTGGTTTTTGGGATGAATTTCTGTGGGGTGGATCTTGGTTGTATCTTGCAACGGGGAACTTATCCTATCTCCAACTTGTCACTAACCCTGACTTGGGTGCTCATGGCAAAGTTTTGTGGACTGACCCCAAGAATAGGGTACTTAGCTGGGACAACAAGCATGCTGGTGCTTTTTTGCTTCTAAGCCGGCTGAGATTGTTCTTGAATTACGGGTACCCTTATGAAGAGATGTTGAGGACATATCACAGTCAGATTGATGAAACAATGTGTTCCTACCTTCCCGTATTCACAAGCTTCAACAGAACAAAGGGAGGGCTGATTCAGTTGAACAATGGAAGGCCAAGGCCTCTTCAGTATGTAGTCTATGCAGCTTTTTTAGCTCAGTTATACAGCGACTATGTTGACGCTATTTCTGCACCAGGATGGCATTGCGGATCCAATTTCTACCCTACTGAAGAACTGCGCAGGTTTGCCAGGACCCAAATTGATTACATTATTGGCAAAAATCCTCGGGGGATAAGCTACATTGTCGGCTTTGGTGAGCGTTTTCCACAGCAGGTCCACCATAGAGGAGCATCCATTCCCAAAAATAAGATCAAGTATGGCTGTAAAGGGGGATTGAAATGGAGAGACAGTAAGAAACCGAATCCAAATATAATTGTTGGGGCCATGGTTGCTGGTCCTGATGAGCACGACAATTTCCAGGATGTCCGTTCCAATTATAACTACACAGAGCCGACCCTTGCAGGAAATGCAGGTCTGGTTGCTGCACTTGTGGCACTGTCCACTGGAAACCCTGCTGGTGTTGACAAAAACTCTATGTTTTATGCAGTTCCTCCCCTGCCTTCACCCCCGCCACCTCCTCCATCACCTTGGATACCCTGA